TCCTTGGCCTCGAACAGTGCCTCATAACTCGCCTGTGCGTTGCCACGGGTCTCGGGGCGCTCGCGTCGCAGGGCATCGAGCGGCGAGCCCCCGGCGATACCGGCAAGGCGGTCGAGGACGTCGATTGTCTGCTGGTTACTCATGGCGGGTTCCTCATGCCTGGACGGTGTTCGCGCCCGCCGGCTGGCGGGGCAGTTCGCGCTGTTCTGCGAGCGGGTCGCGCCCGCGCCAGCCGAGAGCCGGCGCAACCTCCTGCGCGGTCAGCTCGATCGAGCGCAGGGTCAGCGAATGCGGCGGGTCGACCGAATGGACCTGAAAGACGATATCCGTGACGCGCGGCAACACCGTGTCGGCAGCAAGCGAAGCAACCACATCCTCGGGCGTGCCGACATGGGTGTCCAGGGTCTTGATCAGCCCTGGCAGGCTGCGGTCAGCGATCTGGTGGCCGCTGGCAATGAAGCGATCGAGCACGCGGTTGAGGCCATGCTCGGCATGTCTCAACGCTTCCTGCCGGCTGTCGGCGACGAAGAGTGAGCGTGAGGCCATGATACGCGGCGCAGCGCCTCTCGGCAGGTTGGCGAGATAGGCGTCGACGATCGGGTGCTGGATTTCGGGCAGCGTCGCCTGCGGATTGCCGGGGCTGCGCGGCTGCGTCCGGGAGAGCATGAGCCCCGCCCCGGCCTTGCCGATGCGCTCAGCGCCCACAGCGGAAAAGGTCGCGTGCCAGACCCTGTCGGCCAGCGTTCCGGCCTCGGGGTAGAGCCTGTTCCTGTCATGGCCGAGCGCCGCGCCGCCCCAGGCTTCCAGCAGACTTTCGAGCTTGTCCGCGAAGATCGCGGTGCGCTGTTCCTTGTCGAGCCCGAAGGCGAGGAAGGTTTCTGGCGTCGCGCCGGTGCCGAGACCGACTTCGAGGCGACCTCCCGAGAGCAGGTCGACGACCACCGTATCCTCGGCCGTGCGGACAGGGTCCTCCATCGGCAGGATGATGATGCCGGTGCCGAGCCTGATCGTGCTGGTCCTGGCCGCGACATAGGCCAGGAACGGCAGGGGCGAAGGCAGCCCGCCCTCGTCGCGGTGGAAATGATGCTGCGCGACCCAGGCGCTGTCGAAGCCGTGCCGCTCTGCATGAACGATCTGCTCGGTTGCGAGCCGGTAGCGCTCGCGGGCCGGCGCATCGTCGAGAAGACGGGTGAAGAAACCCAGGCGTTTCACGCTCATGCCGCCTCCGCGCCGCCGAGATAGGCGTCCCTGATGCGGCTATCGACCAGCAGATCGGCAGCCTTGCCTTCGAGCACGATGCGGCCGGTCTGCAGGACATAGCCGCGATGGGCGATCTGAAGGGCCAGGCTCGCATTCTGCTCGACCATGAAGATGGCGACACCCTGACCATTGATATCGCGGATCAGCTCCAGCACCCGGTCGACCCAGAGCGGCGAGAGGCCCATCGTCGGCTCGTCCATGATGACGATGCGCGGCCGGCCCATCAATGCGCGCGCCATCGCCACCATCTGCTGCTCGCCGCCCGAAAGCGTACCCGCCTGCTGGCTCAGGCGCTGCGCCACACGGGGGAACAATGTCAGAATGCGTTCGAGATCTGCCGCGATGCCGGCCTTGTCGTCGCGCACGAAAGCCCCCATCAGTAGATTCTCGCGCACGCTCATCGCGCCGAACAGGCGGCGCGCCTCCGGCACGGTGCCGACCCCGAGACGCACGATCTGCGGCGTCTTGAGCTTCAGCGTCGAGATGCCGTCGACCAGAACGTCACCCGCTGCCGGCTTCACCAGCCCGAGGATGAGCTTCATCGTCGTCGATTTGCCGCTGGCATTGCCGCCGAGCAGGCTGACGATCTCGCCCTGACCGACATGCAGCGACAGGCCGAAATGGGCCTGCACGGGGCCGTAGAAGGTATCG
Above is a genomic segment from Bosea sp. NBC_00550 containing:
- a CDS encoding putative FMN-dependent luciferase-like monooxygenase; the encoded protein is MSVKRLGFFTRLLDDAPARERYRLATEQIVHAERHGFDSAWVAQHHFHRDEGGLPSPLPFLAYVAARTSTIRLGTGIIILPMEDPVRTAEDTVVVDLLSGGRLEVGLGTGATPETFLAFGLDKEQRTAIFADKLESLLEAWGGAALGHDRNRLYPEAGTLADRVWHATFSAVGAERIGKAGAGLMLSRTQPRSPGNPQATLPEIQHPIVDAYLANLPRGAAPRIMASRSLFVADSRQEALRHAEHGLNRVLDRFIASGHQIADRSLPGLIKTLDTHVGTPEDVVASLAADTVLPRVTDIVFQVHSVDPPHSLTLRSIELTAQEVAPALGWRGRDPLAEQRELPRQPAGANTVQA
- a CDS encoding ABC transporter ATP-binding protein, with the translated sequence MTQSQTHPILALKDVDTFYGPVQAHFGLSLHVGQGEIVSLLGGNASGKSTTMKLILGLVKPAAGDVLVDGISTLKLKTPQIVRLGVGTVPEARRLFGAMSVRENLLMGAFVRDDKAGIAADLERILTLFPRVAQRLSQQAGTLSGGEQQMVAMARALMGRPRIVIMDEPTMGLSPLWVDRVLELIRDINGQGVAIFMVEQNASLALQIAHRGYVLQTGRIVLEGKAADLLVDSRIRDAYLGGAEAA